In Camelus dromedarius isolate mCamDro1 chromosome 3, mCamDro1.pat, whole genome shotgun sequence, one DNA window encodes the following:
- the CDC25C gene encoding M-phase inducer phosphatase 3 isoform X1: MSAEFFPSTREERSTGSGPSFRSNQRKVLNLLLERDTSFTICSDLPRTPVEKLFGDSADSSILSGGTPKRCLDLSNLSSGEMSATQFTTSTDLDKTGPLDSSVPEEIQLAGMNYHQQLIKCSSAHLLCSTPNTLNRGHRKKATVCSSSANKENENSTSKPLEWWTPRNLRFQKRPWGPYVSPLSLLDNGNLVESEMKHLGSPITTVSKLDKNPELGEDQAEEISDELMEFSLEDQEEAKASLNRSCLYRSFSVPDSLNSPRLKQVVKFKDNTMLDKVKMKYCSSQKELRKGLGLKKMASLCDINMTQMLEEDSNQGPLIGDFSKVCALPTVSGRHQDLKYINPETVAALLSGKFQGLIEKFYVIDCRYPYEYLGGHIQGAINLYSQEELYKFFLKKPIVPLDNQKRIIIVFHCEFSSERGPRMCRSLRAEDRALNRYPALYYPELYILKGGYRDFFPEYMELCEPQSYCPMHHQDHKAELLRCRSQSKAWEGERHLQEQIALLVKDVSP; encoded by the exons ATGTCTGCAGAATTCTTTCCGTCTacaagagaggagagaagcaCTGGCTCAGGACCTAGTTTTAGGTCTAATCAGAGGAAGGTATTAAACCTGCTCCTGGAGAGAGATACTTCCTTTACCATCTGTTCAGATCTCCCTAGAACTCCAGTGGAGAAACTTTTTGGTGATTCTGCAGACTCAAGCATTTTGTCTGG AGGAACTCCAAAGCGTTGCCTTGATCTTTCAAATCTTAGCAGCGGGGAGATGTCTGCCACTCAGTTTACTACTTCTACAGACCTTGATAAAACTG GTCCCTTGGATTCTTCAGTACCTGAGGAAATACAGTTAGCTGGAAT GAATTATCATCAACAACTTATAAAATGCAGCTCA GCACACCTGCTTTGCAGCACCCCGAATACCTTGAACCGTGGCCACAGGAAGAAAGCTACTGTATGCAgctcatctgcaaataaagaaaat GAAAACAGTACTTCAAAGCCCTTGGAGTGGTGGACACCCAGGAACCTGAGGTTTCAAAAGAGACCATGGGGACCTTACGTGTCTCCTCTTTCTCTACTG GACAATGGAAACTTGGTGGAAAGTGAAATGAAACATCTGGGCAGTCCCATTACTACAGTTTCAAAATTAGATAAAAATCCAGAGCTAGGAGAAGACCAAGCAGAGGAGATTTCAGATGAATTGATGGAGTTTTCTCTGGAAGATCAAGAAGAGGCCAAG GCATCTCTGAACAGAAGCTGCCTGTATCGCTCCTTTTCAGTGCCAGACAGTTTGAACAGTCCAAGACTGAAGCAGGTGGTAAAATTCAAGGACAACACAATGCTAGATAAAGTGAAAATGAAGTATTGTTCTAGCCAGAAAGAGCTCAGGAAG GGCTTAGGTCTAAAGAAAATGGCCTCTCTCTGTGACATTAATATGACTCAGATGCTGGAGGAAGATTCTAACCAGGGACCTCTGATTGGTGATTTCTCCAAG GTATGTGCACTGCCAACCGTGTCAGGGAGACACCAAGATCTGAAGTACATCAACCCAGAAACA GTGGCTGCCTTACTGTCGGGGAAGTTCCAGGGTCTGATTGAGAAATTTTATGTGATTGATTGCCGCTATCCATATGAGTACCTGGGAGGACACATCCAG GGAGCCATAAACTTGTACAGTCAAGAAGAACTGTATAAGTTCTTTCTGAAGAAGCCCATTGTCCCGTTGGATAACCAGAAAAGAATAATCATCGTGTTCCACTGTGAATTCTCCTCAGAGAGGGGTCCCCGAAT GTGCCGCTCTCTGAGAGCAGAGGACAGAGCCCTGAACCGGTACCCTGCACTGTACTACCCAGAGCTGTATATCCTCAAAGGGGGCTACAGAGACTTCTTTCCAGAATATATG GAGCTGTGTGAACCACAGAGCTACTGCCCTATGCATCACCAGGACCATAAGGCTGAGCTGCTGAGGTGTCGAAGCCAGAGCAAAGCATGGGAAGGGGAGCGGCATCTGCAGGAGCAGATTGCCTTACTG
- the CDC25C gene encoding M-phase inducer phosphatase 3 isoform X5, protein MSAEFFPSTREERSTGSGPSFRSNQRKVLNLLLERDTSFTICSDLPRTPVEKLFGDSADSSILSGGTPKRCLDLSNLSSGEMSATQFTTSTDLDKTGPLDSSVPEEIQLAGMNYHQQLIKCSSAHLLCSTPNTLNRGHRKKATVCSSSANKENDNGNLVESEMKHLGSPITTVSKLDKNPELGEDQAEEISDELMEFSLEDQEEAKASLNRSCLYRSFSVPDSLNSPRLKQVVKFKDNTMLDKVKMKYCSSQKELRKVCALPTVSGRHQDLKYINPETVAALLSGKFQGLIEKFYVIDCRYPYEYLGGHIQGAINLYSQEELYKFFLKKPIVPLDNQKRIIIVFHCEFSSERGPRMCRSLRAEDRALNRYPALYYPELYILKGGYRDFFPEYMELCEPQSYCPMHHQDHKAELLRCRSQSKAWEGERHLQEQIALLVKDVSP, encoded by the exons ATGTCTGCAGAATTCTTTCCGTCTacaagagaggagagaagcaCTGGCTCAGGACCTAGTTTTAGGTCTAATCAGAGGAAGGTATTAAACCTGCTCCTGGAGAGAGATACTTCCTTTACCATCTGTTCAGATCTCCCTAGAACTCCAGTGGAGAAACTTTTTGGTGATTCTGCAGACTCAAGCATTTTGTCTGG AGGAACTCCAAAGCGTTGCCTTGATCTTTCAAATCTTAGCAGCGGGGAGATGTCTGCCACTCAGTTTACTACTTCTACAGACCTTGATAAAACTG GTCCCTTGGATTCTTCAGTACCTGAGGAAATACAGTTAGCTGGAAT GAATTATCATCAACAACTTATAAAATGCAGCTCA GCACACCTGCTTTGCAGCACCCCGAATACCTTGAACCGTGGCCACAGGAAGAAAGCTACTGTATGCAgctcatctgcaaataaagaaaat GACAATGGAAACTTGGTGGAAAGTGAAATGAAACATCTGGGCAGTCCCATTACTACAGTTTCAAAATTAGATAAAAATCCAGAGCTAGGAGAAGACCAAGCAGAGGAGATTTCAGATGAATTGATGGAGTTTTCTCTGGAAGATCAAGAAGAGGCCAAG GCATCTCTGAACAGAAGCTGCCTGTATCGCTCCTTTTCAGTGCCAGACAGTTTGAACAGTCCAAGACTGAAGCAGGTGGTAAAATTCAAGGACAACACAATGCTAGATAAAGTGAAAATGAAGTATTGTTCTAGCCAGAAAGAGCTCAGGAAG GTATGTGCACTGCCAACCGTGTCAGGGAGACACCAAGATCTGAAGTACATCAACCCAGAAACA GTGGCTGCCTTACTGTCGGGGAAGTTCCAGGGTCTGATTGAGAAATTTTATGTGATTGATTGCCGCTATCCATATGAGTACCTGGGAGGACACATCCAG GGAGCCATAAACTTGTACAGTCAAGAAGAACTGTATAAGTTCTTTCTGAAGAAGCCCATTGTCCCGTTGGATAACCAGAAAAGAATAATCATCGTGTTCCACTGTGAATTCTCCTCAGAGAGGGGTCCCCGAAT GTGCCGCTCTCTGAGAGCAGAGGACAGAGCCCTGAACCGGTACCCTGCACTGTACTACCCAGAGCTGTATATCCTCAAAGGGGGCTACAGAGACTTCTTTCCAGAATATATG GAGCTGTGTGAACCACAGAGCTACTGCCCTATGCATCACCAGGACCATAAGGCTGAGCTGCTGAGGTGTCGAAGCCAGAGCAAAGCATGGGAAGGGGAGCGGCATCTGCAGGAGCAGATTGCCTTACTG
- the CDC25C gene encoding M-phase inducer phosphatase 3 isoform X3 encodes MSAEFFPSTREERSTGSGPSFRSNQRKVLNLLLERDTSFTICSDLPRTPVEKLFGDSADSSILSGGTPKRCLDLSNLSSGEMSATQFTTSTDLDKTGPLDSSVPEEIQLAGMNYHQQLIKCSSAHLLCSTPNTLNRGHRKKATVCSSSANKENDNGNLVESEMKHLGSPITTVSKLDKNPELGEDQAEEISDELMEFSLEDQEEAKASLNRSCLYRSFSVPDSLNSPRLKQVVKFKDNTMLDKVKMKYCSSQKELRKGLGLKKMASLCDINMTQMLEEDSNQGPLIGDFSKVCALPTVSGRHQDLKYINPETVAALLSGKFQGLIEKFYVIDCRYPYEYLGGHIQGAINLYSQEELYKFFLKKPIVPLDNQKRIIIVFHCEFSSERGPRMCRSLRAEDRALNRYPALYYPELYILKGGYRDFFPEYMELCEPQSYCPMHHQDHKAELLRCRSQSKAWEGERHLQEQIALLVKDVSP; translated from the exons ATGTCTGCAGAATTCTTTCCGTCTacaagagaggagagaagcaCTGGCTCAGGACCTAGTTTTAGGTCTAATCAGAGGAAGGTATTAAACCTGCTCCTGGAGAGAGATACTTCCTTTACCATCTGTTCAGATCTCCCTAGAACTCCAGTGGAGAAACTTTTTGGTGATTCTGCAGACTCAAGCATTTTGTCTGG AGGAACTCCAAAGCGTTGCCTTGATCTTTCAAATCTTAGCAGCGGGGAGATGTCTGCCACTCAGTTTACTACTTCTACAGACCTTGATAAAACTG GTCCCTTGGATTCTTCAGTACCTGAGGAAATACAGTTAGCTGGAAT GAATTATCATCAACAACTTATAAAATGCAGCTCA GCACACCTGCTTTGCAGCACCCCGAATACCTTGAACCGTGGCCACAGGAAGAAAGCTACTGTATGCAgctcatctgcaaataaagaaaat GACAATGGAAACTTGGTGGAAAGTGAAATGAAACATCTGGGCAGTCCCATTACTACAGTTTCAAAATTAGATAAAAATCCAGAGCTAGGAGAAGACCAAGCAGAGGAGATTTCAGATGAATTGATGGAGTTTTCTCTGGAAGATCAAGAAGAGGCCAAG GCATCTCTGAACAGAAGCTGCCTGTATCGCTCCTTTTCAGTGCCAGACAGTTTGAACAGTCCAAGACTGAAGCAGGTGGTAAAATTCAAGGACAACACAATGCTAGATAAAGTGAAAATGAAGTATTGTTCTAGCCAGAAAGAGCTCAGGAAG GGCTTAGGTCTAAAGAAAATGGCCTCTCTCTGTGACATTAATATGACTCAGATGCTGGAGGAAGATTCTAACCAGGGACCTCTGATTGGTGATTTCTCCAAG GTATGTGCACTGCCAACCGTGTCAGGGAGACACCAAGATCTGAAGTACATCAACCCAGAAACA GTGGCTGCCTTACTGTCGGGGAAGTTCCAGGGTCTGATTGAGAAATTTTATGTGATTGATTGCCGCTATCCATATGAGTACCTGGGAGGACACATCCAG GGAGCCATAAACTTGTACAGTCAAGAAGAACTGTATAAGTTCTTTCTGAAGAAGCCCATTGTCCCGTTGGATAACCAGAAAAGAATAATCATCGTGTTCCACTGTGAATTCTCCTCAGAGAGGGGTCCCCGAAT GTGCCGCTCTCTGAGAGCAGAGGACAGAGCCCTGAACCGGTACCCTGCACTGTACTACCCAGAGCTGTATATCCTCAAAGGGGGCTACAGAGACTTCTTTCCAGAATATATG GAGCTGTGTGAACCACAGAGCTACTGCCCTATGCATCACCAGGACCATAAGGCTGAGCTGCTGAGGTGTCGAAGCCAGAGCAAAGCATGGGAAGGGGAGCGGCATCTGCAGGAGCAGATTGCCTTACTG
- the CDC25C gene encoding M-phase inducer phosphatase 3 isoform X4, with the protein MSAEFFPSTREERSTGSGPSFRSNQRKVLNLLLERDTSFTICSDLPRTPVEKLFGDSADSSILSGGTPKRCLDLSNLSSGEMSATQFTTSTDLDKTGPLDSSVPEEIQLAGMNYHQQLIKCSSAHLLCSTPNTLNRGHRKKATVCSSSANKENENSTSKPLEWWTPRNLRFQKRPWGPYVSPLSLLDNGNLVESEMKHLGSPITTVSKLDKNPELGEDQAEEISDELMEFSLEDQEEAKASLNRSCLYRSFSVPDSLNSPRLKQVVKFKDNTMLDKVKMKYCSSQKELRKVCALPTVSGRHQDLKYINPETVAALLSGKFQGLIEKFYVIDCRYPYEYLGGHIQGAINLYSQEELYKFFLKKPIVPLDNQKRIIIVFHCEFSSERGPRMCRSLRAEDRALNRYPALYYPELYILKGGYRDFFPEYMELCEPQSYCPMHHQDHKAELLRCRSQSKAWEGERHLQEQIALLVKDVSP; encoded by the exons ATGTCTGCAGAATTCTTTCCGTCTacaagagaggagagaagcaCTGGCTCAGGACCTAGTTTTAGGTCTAATCAGAGGAAGGTATTAAACCTGCTCCTGGAGAGAGATACTTCCTTTACCATCTGTTCAGATCTCCCTAGAACTCCAGTGGAGAAACTTTTTGGTGATTCTGCAGACTCAAGCATTTTGTCTGG AGGAACTCCAAAGCGTTGCCTTGATCTTTCAAATCTTAGCAGCGGGGAGATGTCTGCCACTCAGTTTACTACTTCTACAGACCTTGATAAAACTG GTCCCTTGGATTCTTCAGTACCTGAGGAAATACAGTTAGCTGGAAT GAATTATCATCAACAACTTATAAAATGCAGCTCA GCACACCTGCTTTGCAGCACCCCGAATACCTTGAACCGTGGCCACAGGAAGAAAGCTACTGTATGCAgctcatctgcaaataaagaaaat GAAAACAGTACTTCAAAGCCCTTGGAGTGGTGGACACCCAGGAACCTGAGGTTTCAAAAGAGACCATGGGGACCTTACGTGTCTCCTCTTTCTCTACTG GACAATGGAAACTTGGTGGAAAGTGAAATGAAACATCTGGGCAGTCCCATTACTACAGTTTCAAAATTAGATAAAAATCCAGAGCTAGGAGAAGACCAAGCAGAGGAGATTTCAGATGAATTGATGGAGTTTTCTCTGGAAGATCAAGAAGAGGCCAAG GCATCTCTGAACAGAAGCTGCCTGTATCGCTCCTTTTCAGTGCCAGACAGTTTGAACAGTCCAAGACTGAAGCAGGTGGTAAAATTCAAGGACAACACAATGCTAGATAAAGTGAAAATGAAGTATTGTTCTAGCCAGAAAGAGCTCAGGAAG GTATGTGCACTGCCAACCGTGTCAGGGAGACACCAAGATCTGAAGTACATCAACCCAGAAACA GTGGCTGCCTTACTGTCGGGGAAGTTCCAGGGTCTGATTGAGAAATTTTATGTGATTGATTGCCGCTATCCATATGAGTACCTGGGAGGACACATCCAG GGAGCCATAAACTTGTACAGTCAAGAAGAACTGTATAAGTTCTTTCTGAAGAAGCCCATTGTCCCGTTGGATAACCAGAAAAGAATAATCATCGTGTTCCACTGTGAATTCTCCTCAGAGAGGGGTCCCCGAAT GTGCCGCTCTCTGAGAGCAGAGGACAGAGCCCTGAACCGGTACCCTGCACTGTACTACCCAGAGCTGTATATCCTCAAAGGGGGCTACAGAGACTTCTTTCCAGAATATATG GAGCTGTGTGAACCACAGAGCTACTGCCCTATGCATCACCAGGACCATAAGGCTGAGCTGCTGAGGTGTCGAAGCCAGAGCAAAGCATGGGAAGGGGAGCGGCATCTGCAGGAGCAGATTGCCTTACTG
- the CDC25C gene encoding M-phase inducer phosphatase 3 isoform X2 gives MSAEFFPSTREERSTGSGPSFRSNQRKVLNLLLERDTSFTICSDLPRTPVEKLFGDSADSSILSGGTPKRCLDLSNLSSGEMSATQFTTSTDLDKTGPLDSSVPEEIQLAGMNYHQQLIKCSSAHLLCSTPNTLNRGHRKKATVCSSSANKENENSTSKPLEWWTPRNLRFQKRPWGPYVSPLSLLDNGNLVESEMKHLGSPITTVSKLDKNPELGEDQAEEISDELMEFSLEDQEEAKASLNRSCLYRSFSVPDSLNSPRLKQVVKFKDNTMLDKVKMKYCSSQKELRKMLEEDSNQGPLIGDFSKVCALPTVSGRHQDLKYINPETVAALLSGKFQGLIEKFYVIDCRYPYEYLGGHIQGAINLYSQEELYKFFLKKPIVPLDNQKRIIIVFHCEFSSERGPRMCRSLRAEDRALNRYPALYYPELYILKGGYRDFFPEYMELCEPQSYCPMHHQDHKAELLRCRSQSKAWEGERHLQEQIALLVKDVSP, from the exons ATGTCTGCAGAATTCTTTCCGTCTacaagagaggagagaagcaCTGGCTCAGGACCTAGTTTTAGGTCTAATCAGAGGAAGGTATTAAACCTGCTCCTGGAGAGAGATACTTCCTTTACCATCTGTTCAGATCTCCCTAGAACTCCAGTGGAGAAACTTTTTGGTGATTCTGCAGACTCAAGCATTTTGTCTGG AGGAACTCCAAAGCGTTGCCTTGATCTTTCAAATCTTAGCAGCGGGGAGATGTCTGCCACTCAGTTTACTACTTCTACAGACCTTGATAAAACTG GTCCCTTGGATTCTTCAGTACCTGAGGAAATACAGTTAGCTGGAAT GAATTATCATCAACAACTTATAAAATGCAGCTCA GCACACCTGCTTTGCAGCACCCCGAATACCTTGAACCGTGGCCACAGGAAGAAAGCTACTGTATGCAgctcatctgcaaataaagaaaat GAAAACAGTACTTCAAAGCCCTTGGAGTGGTGGACACCCAGGAACCTGAGGTTTCAAAAGAGACCATGGGGACCTTACGTGTCTCCTCTTTCTCTACTG GACAATGGAAACTTGGTGGAAAGTGAAATGAAACATCTGGGCAGTCCCATTACTACAGTTTCAAAATTAGATAAAAATCCAGAGCTAGGAGAAGACCAAGCAGAGGAGATTTCAGATGAATTGATGGAGTTTTCTCTGGAAGATCAAGAAGAGGCCAAG GCATCTCTGAACAGAAGCTGCCTGTATCGCTCCTTTTCAGTGCCAGACAGTTTGAACAGTCCAAGACTGAAGCAGGTGGTAAAATTCAAGGACAACACAATGCTAGATAAAGTGAAAATGAAGTATTGTTCTAGCCAGAAAGAGCTCAGGAAG ATGCTGGAGGAAGATTCTAACCAGGGACCTCTGATTGGTGATTTCTCCAAG GTATGTGCACTGCCAACCGTGTCAGGGAGACACCAAGATCTGAAGTACATCAACCCAGAAACA GTGGCTGCCTTACTGTCGGGGAAGTTCCAGGGTCTGATTGAGAAATTTTATGTGATTGATTGCCGCTATCCATATGAGTACCTGGGAGGACACATCCAG GGAGCCATAAACTTGTACAGTCAAGAAGAACTGTATAAGTTCTTTCTGAAGAAGCCCATTGTCCCGTTGGATAACCAGAAAAGAATAATCATCGTGTTCCACTGTGAATTCTCCTCAGAGAGGGGTCCCCGAAT GTGCCGCTCTCTGAGAGCAGAGGACAGAGCCCTGAACCGGTACCCTGCACTGTACTACCCAGAGCTGTATATCCTCAAAGGGGGCTACAGAGACTTCTTTCCAGAATATATG GAGCTGTGTGAACCACAGAGCTACTGCCCTATGCATCACCAGGACCATAAGGCTGAGCTGCTGAGGTGTCGAAGCCAGAGCAAAGCATGGGAAGGGGAGCGGCATCTGCAGGAGCAGATTGCCTTACTG
- the LOC105090672 gene encoding histone RNA hairpin-binding protein-like — protein MEHLPPGWQMLRRDRMEVCEESLSYRIEMVSVGVSTEPCHARWEVETDEIVLQRRQKQIDYGKCTPGYQCFLQQVPKAQRQPGFHPQTPNKNRRYSRRSWDAQIRQWRRALHSWDPPSQPLQGRGAEGYEMESLLKPMDPTPLDDLSQAIEPSENLDEEKKGASAGIHWSRVRDEVWLRRLQF, from the exons ATGGAACATTTGCCGCCGGGATGGCAGATGTTGCGACGAGACAG AATGGAGGTGTGTGAGGAGTCTTTATCCTATAGGATAGAGATGGTGAGTGTGGGAGTTAGCACAGAGCCCTGCCATGCCAG GTGGGAGGTAGAGACAGATGAAATTGTCCTACAACGGCGGCAAAAGCAGATAGATTATGGCAAGTGCACGCCTGGTTACCAGTGCTTTCTGCAGCAGGTTCCCAA GGCACAGCGACAGCCAGGATTTCACCCTCAAACACCAAACAAGAACAGGAGGTACAGTCGTCGCTCCTGGGATGCCCAGATCAGGCAATGGAGAAGAGCTCTACATTCGTGGGACCCCCCTAGCCAGCCTCTGCAGGGCAGGGGGGCTGAGGGGTAC GAAATGGAGAGTCTCTTAAAGCCAATGGATCCCACCCCTTTGGATGACTTGTCTCAGGCCATAGAACCCTCAGAGAATCTGGATGAGGAAAAGAAGGGAGCCTCTGCTGGAATCCACTGGAGCAGGGTCAGAGATGAGGTCTGGCTCAGGAGGTTACAATTTTGA
- the FAM53C gene encoding protein FAM53C, with product MITLITEQLQKQTLDELKCTRFSISLPLPDHADISNCGNPFQLVSEGASWRGLPHCSCAEFQDSLNLSYHPSGLSLHLRPPSPGSSPQEQPPSQVLSPEPPDPEKLPVPPAPPSKRHCRSLSVPVDLSRWQPVWRPAPSKLWTPIKHRSSGGGGGPQVPHQSPPKRVSSLRFLQAPSASSQCAPAHRPYSPPFFSLALAQESSRPCAASPQSGSWESDAESLSPCPPQRRFSLSPSLGPQASRFLPSARSSPASSPELPWRPRGLHSLPRSRSQPCDLDARKAGVKRRHEEDPRRLRPSLDFDKMNQKPYSGGLCLQETSREGSSISPPWFMACSPPPLSASCSPIGGSSQVLSESEEEEEGAVRWGRQALSKRTLCQQDFGDLDLNLIEEN from the exons ATGATAACCCTGATCACTGAGCAGCTACAGAAGCAGACTCTGGATGAGCTGAAATGCACACGCTTCAGCATCAGTCTG CCTTTGCCTGATCATGCAGACATCTCCAACTGTGGGAACCCTTTCCAGCTTGTGTCTG AAGGTGCTTCCTGGAGGGGCCTGCCCCATTGTTCCTGTGCCGAGTTCCAGGACAGCCTCAACCTCAGCTACCACCCCTCAGGCTTGAGCCTGCACCTCAGACCACCCAGTCCGGGAAGTTCCCCACAGGAACAGCCCCCTTCCCAAGTCCTAAGCCCTGAGCCCCCAGACCCAGAAAAGCTTCctgtgccccctgcccctccatcGAAGAGGCACTGCCGCTCACTCTCAGTGCCCGTGGACCTGTCTCGCTGGCAGCCGGTGTGGCGGCCCGCCCCCTCCAAGCTGTGGACTCCCATCAAGCACCGGAGcagtggtggagggggtgggccGCAGGTGCCTCACCAGAGCCCCCCGAAGCGGGTCTCCAGCCTCAGGTTCCTCCAAGCTCCCAGTGCCTCTTCTCAATGTGCCCCAGCCCACAGACCCTACAGCCCCCCTTTCTtcagcctggccctggcccaAGAGTCCTCTCGTCCCTGTGCCGCCTCCCCCCAAAGTGGCTCCTGGGAGAGTGATGCTGAATCCCTGTCACCTTGCCCACCTCAGCGGCGCTTCTCCCTGTCACCCAGCCTGGGCCCGCAGGCAAGCCGCTTCTTGCCCTCTGCCCGGAGCTCCCCTGCATCctccccagagctgccctggCGACCTCGAGGCCTCCACAGTCTTCCCCGAAGCCGCTCACAGCCTTGTGATCTTGATGCCCGCAAAGCTGGGGTCAAGCGGCGCCATGAGGAGGACCCTCGGCGGCTGCGGCCTTCCTTGGACTTTGACAAGATGAATCAG AAACCATACTCAGGAGGTCTCTGTCTCCAAGAAACATCCCGGGAAGGCAGCAGCATCTCTCCACCGTGGTTCATGGCCTGTagccccccacccctctctgcttcctgcagCCCCATTGGAGGTTCCTCCCAGGTGCTGAGTGAAAgcgaagaggaagaggagggggctgTGCGGTGGGGGCGGCAGGCGCTGAGCAAGCGGACACTGTGCCAGCAGGACTTTGGGGACCTGGACTTGAATCTGATTGAGGAGAACTAA